In the Paenibacillus sp. FSL R7-0337 genome, TGAATATACGATAACAAGTGAAGGATATACAGTTATTGCAGCAGTTAGTATGGAAGAAGCCAGAAGAGCATTAAAAACAAATACAGTCGATTTAATCTTGTTGGATGTCAATCTGCCTGACGGTTCAGGGTATGACCTGTGCAGAGAGATCCGGGCAACCTCCCAGATTCCCATTATATTCTTGACTGCTCTGGATGAGGAAGCCAACGTTGTTGCCGGTCTTGATTTGGGGGCAGATGATTATATGACTAAACCGATTCGAACCAAAGAACTGATCTCCAGAATGAAGGCTGTATTGAGGCGCAACCATAAGTCTAAGGATGAGGTAAGGGAATGGAGATCCGGTGATATTGAAGTTCGAGTCTTTGAAAGAGCTGTTCTTAAGCATAATCAAGAGCTGTTGCTGACAGGAATGGAGTATCGCTTGGTATTGATGTTAATGACACACCCTAAGAGAATTTGCAGCAGAAGCAGCCTTCTGAATCACCTGTGGGATATGTCAGGTGAATTCGTTGATGACAATACCCTTTCGGTTCATATTAGAAGATTAAGAGAGAAGATTGAAGATAATCCTGCAATACCGAAATATATAATTACTGTTCGAGGGGTTGGATATAAATGGAATGCAGAAGTCATCGGACGATAACTCATGATTGAATTATTCCGTAATCCAGAGTGGAAGTCCATCGCCGTTAAAGTCATCGTGCTCCAAGTTTTGTTTGCGGTTTTCATGTTCTTTTTTAT is a window encoding:
- a CDS encoding response regulator transcription factor; translation: MNRILLVEDDENLAFGIEYTITSEGYTVIAAVSMEEARRALKTNTVDLILLDVNLPDGSGYDLCREIRATSQIPIIFLTALDEEANVVAGLDLGADDYMTKPIRTKELISRMKAVLRRNHKSKDEVREWRSGDIEVRVFERAVLKHNQELLLTGMEYRLVLMLMTHPKRICSRSSLLNHLWDMSGEFVDDNTLSVHIRRLREKIEDNPAIPKYIITVRGVGYKWNAEVIGR